The sequence below is a genomic window from Shinella zoogloeoides.
GGCGAACGTCCCGGCAGGGCCAATCGCCTGCGTAACACCGGGACCGACATTGGAGAGCGACGTGGCCGCCGCGGAAATCGATGTCAGGACGTCGTAACCGAGCAGGGCGAGCGTGATCGCAGCGAAAGCCGCCACCGCGATATAGGTGAGGAAGAACAGAAAGACGTTTCGCTGCAGGTCGGCATCGACCGTCATTGGGCCGTAGCGTACGGCATGGATGCCGTTGGGATAGATCAGGCGGTAGAGGCCGGTGCGGATGAAGTTGAAGAGGATGATCAGGCGGTAGGCCTTGAGACCGCCCGCCGTCGAGCCCGAACAGCCGCCCATGAAGGTGGCGACGAAGGCGAGCGCCACGATGAAATGGCCCCATTGCGTATAGTCGTCGCTGGCAAAACCCGTCGTCGAGAGGATCGAGGAGACGGTGAAGAAGGAATGGGCCAGCGCCTCGTGGAAGTCGACGCCGTTCTGCAGGCGCTGGAAGACGCTGGCCGCGATCGCGAACAGCACGAGATAGCCGAGGAAGACGCGGATCTGCGGGTCGCGCCAGGCATCGACGCGCCCGCGCACGACGAAGAGGATCAGTACCGAGAAGGGCAGGCTGGAGAGCGTCATGAAGAAGGTGGCGGCCCAGAGCAGGGGCAGGCTCTTGAAGTAGCCGAAGGACGAGTCGTGCGTCGAGAGCCCTCCGGTGGCGACCGTGGACATGGCGTGGTTCAGCGCGTCGAAGCGGTTCATGCCGAGCGCGGCGTAGACGACGGCGCAGATGAGGGTGATCGCCACGTAAATGGCGAGGAAGGCGCGCGTATAGCTTGCGATGCGGGCGAAGGGCTTGTCGGCGGTGTCGGACGATTCGAGCTTGAAGAAGGACATGCCGCCGACGCGCAGATACGGCATGATGAAGAGGCCGAGCGCGAGGATCCCAATGCCGCCGAGCCAGTGCAGCAGCGAGCGCCACATCAGGATGCCGGGCGGTGCATGGTCGAGGCCGGTGATGACGGTGGAGCCGGTGGTGCTGATTGCCGAGACCGATTCGAAGAAGGCCTGCGCGAAGGTGAGGTCGAGCGAGGACAGC
It includes:
- a CDS encoding TrkH family potassium uptake protein yields the protein MNATIFRSAINIAAISGIYLSVAMLVPAFIDVYYGHPDSEVFFLSAFFTGGLSLATAAATRAGPPPFNKRMGFLVVNLLWLSASIIGAIPLWLSSLDLTFAQAFFESVSAISTTGSTVITGLDHAPPGILMWRSLLHWLGGIGILALGLFIMPYLRVGGMSFFKLESSDTADKPFARIASYTRAFLAIYVAITLICAVVYAALGMNRFDALNHAMSTVATGGLSTHDSSFGYFKSLPLLWAATFFMTLSSLPFSVLILFVVRGRVDAWRDPQIRVFLGYLVLFAIAASVFQRLQNGVDFHEALAHSFFTVSSILSTTGFASDDYTQWGHFIVALAFVATFMGGCSGSTAGGLKAYRLIILFNFIRTGLYRLIYPNGIHAVRYGPMTVDADLQRNVFLFFLTYIAVAAFAAITLALLGYDVLTSISAAATSLSNVGPGVTQAIGPAGTFAGFHDAALYVLSFLMLLGRLEILTVLVILTPLFWKN